The following proteins are encoded in a genomic region of Cataglyphis hispanica isolate Lineage 1 chromosome 1, ULB_Chis1_1.0, whole genome shotgun sequence:
- the LOC126852295 gene encoding uridine 5'-monophosphate synthase, whose translation MEEMLKMLAIELYDVQALKFGDFKTKVGLRTPIYFDLRVIISYPKLMSNLAKALWTLPDDVTKVSQICGVPYTALPLATLISVDNEIPMLMKRKEAKSYGTKKLIEGVFSPGDNCVIIEDVITSGSSILETIDALKKEQLNVTEAYVIIDREQGGRKNLEDHGIKVKSLYVITQLMQYLFEAGKITLEIVKDVDNYLAKNQAPTLSIQGSITTPNDRLKLPYCKRAKLAKNSLASKLLELMESKQTNLCLAADLKKTDAILELADVAGPHIVVLKTHVDIIEDFNENFVLQLKELAKRHQFLLMEDRKFGDIGNIVSLQYRYGLYKIAEWADLITVHPVSGASVIDALKKGLENILEPRGIFLVAEMSSKGALTTGDYLKSAVSMAEEASDLVVGLVCQSNLSAQPGLLQLTPGVKLSKSDDGLDQQYNNPESVIDAGADLAVVGRGITEASYGVLKATLEYKKQLWNAYKKRITSSDI comes from the exons ATGGAAGAAATGTTGAAAATGTTGGCTATAGAACTGTACGATGTCCAGGCTCTGAAATTCGGCGATTTTAAAACGAAAGTTGGATTAAGAACGCCAATATATTTCGATCTGCGAGTGATAATTTCATATCCGAAACTaatg TCTAATTTGGCGAAAGCTCTGTGGACTCTTCCGGATGACGTTACAAAAGTGTCTCAAATTTGCGGAGTTCCTTACACAGCATTGCCATTAGCCACCTTGATCTCGGTTGACAATGAGATTCCAATGttaatgaaaagaaaggaGGCAAAATCGTATGGCACAAAAAAACTGATTGAAGGCGTGTTTTCACCTGGTGATAATTGTGTGATCATTGAGGATGTTATCACGAGTGGTAGTAGTATTTTGGAAACCATTGATGCTTTGAAGAAAGAACAACTGAATGTAACGGAGGCATATGTGATAATCGATAGAGAGCAAGGTGGTAGAAAAAATCTCGAGGATCATGGAATCAAGGTCAAGAGTTTATATGTAATCACGCAGCTCATGCAATATCTTTTTGAGGCTGGAAAGATCACGCTGGAAATTGTCAAGGATGTTGACAATTATCTGGCAAAAAACCAAGCACCAACTCTTTCCATTCAAG GGAGTATAACTACACCAAATGACAGATTGAAGCTGCCATATTGTAAACGCGCAAAGTTAGCAAAAAATTCATTGGCTtcgaaattattagaattaatggAGTCTAAGCAAACCAATCTGTGTTTGGCGGCCGATTTGAAAAAAACGGACGCGATTTTAGAATTAGCAGATGTAGCTGGACCTCACATTGTAGTGTTGAAAACCCACGTAGACATCATAGAAGACTTTAACGAGAATTTTGTTCTTCAATTAAAGGAGCTTGCGAAGCGGCACCAATTTTTACTGATGGAAGATCGCAAGTTTGGTGATATTGGCAATATAGTATCGTTGCAATACAGATatggtttatataaaatcgccGAATGGGCTGATTTGATCACAGTGCATCCGGTATCTGGTGCGTCTGTCATTGACGCGCTAAAAAAAGGTTTGGAGAACATCTTGGAACCTCGCGGTATTTTCCTTGTTGCCGAAATGTCTTCGAAAGGTGCGTTGACCACCGGTGATTACCTGAAAAGCGCAGTGTCGATGGCAGAGGAGGCTTCTGATCTGGTAGTCGGTCTCGTATGTCAATCTAATCTTTCTGCGCAACCCGGACTGCTTCAATTGACACCTGGTGTTAAATTATCTAAGAGCGATGATGGATTAGATCAACAGTACAATAATCCGGAATCAGTTATCGATGCAGGTGCCGATTTGGCTGTTGTCGGTAGAGGTATCACGGAAGCCTCTTATGGTGTTTTAAAGGCTACTTTAGAATACAAAAAACAGCTTTGGAATGCATACAAGAAACGAATAACTTCATctgatatatga
- the LOC126852167 gene encoding LOW QUALITY PROTEIN: pre-mRNA-splicing factor syf1 homolog (The sequence of the model RefSeq protein was modified relative to this genomic sequence to represent the inferred CDS: inserted 2 bases in 1 codon) — protein sequence MDVVHSEDTHDEENLYAFNEEDLPYEEEILRNPFSVKHWQRYIDHLKNSKSKNLNVVYERALKELPGSYKLWYNYLRQRMSQLKDRCITDPLYEDVNNAFERXLVFMHKMPRIWMDYCTLMTEQCYITRTRQVFDRSLRALPITQHHRIWPLYINFLKKHNVYETAVRVFRRYLKLAPEDTEEYIEYLISVGRLDEAAIKLAQIVNQDDFVSKHGKSNHQLWNELCDLISKNPAKIKSLNVDAIIRGGLRRYTDQLGPLWNSLADYYVRSGLFERARDIYEEAIQTVTTVRDFTQVFDAYAQFEELSLKKLIEEAAKNPTEEDDIKLELRLARLEHLMERRLLLLNSVLLRQNPHNVAEWHKRIKLYEGQPHEIINTYTEAVQTVQPQLAVGKLHTLWVAFGKFYEENGQLEDARVVFEKATHVPYTKVDDLASVWCEWAEIEIKHGNCKEALKLMHRATTMPARKVAYHDETETVQMRLYKSLKVWSMYADLEESFGTFKTCKAVYDKIIDLKIATPQIIINYGLFLEENNYFEEAFRAYEKGIALFKWPNVYDIWNTYLTKFLTRYGGTKLERTRDLFEQCLEHCPPKYAKALYLLYAKLEEEHGLARHAMSVYERATNAVLPEEKFDMFNIYIKKAADIYGVPKTRQIYEKAIEVLNDENTREMCLRFAEMETKLGEVDRARAIYAHCSQICDPRVTSNFWQIWKEFEVRHGNEDTMREMLRIKRSVQAMYNTQVNMMSAQMLNNASNQILDVPMDAMRLLDSKIMSSADNAVDIKKGIKFVRGVTEKDGKPESSVNNPDEIDIDMDDENENDEEIEEDVPIEKRTIPSQVFGSLKTVEAEDD from the exons ATGGATGTTGTGCATTCTGAAGATACACATGACgaggaaaatttatatgccttt aaTGAAGAGGATTTACCATACGAGGaagaaattttacgaaatcCATTTTCAGTTAAACATTGGCAACGCTACATCGATcatctaaaaaattcaaagagcaaaaatttaaatgtagtGTATGAACGAGCATTAAAAGAACTTCCAGGCAG TTATAAATTATGGTATAATTATCTTCGACAACGTATGAGCCAGTTAAAAGATCGATGTATAACAGATCCATTGTATGAAGATGTTAATAATGCATTTGAACG TTTGGtatttatgcataaaatgCCACGCATATGGATGGATTATTGTACATTAATGACTGAACAATGTTATATAACACGAACACGTCAAGTATTTGATCGTTCTCTTAGAGCACTTCCCATCACACAGCATCATCGTATATggccattatatattaattttttaaagaaacataaTGTCTATGAGACTGCTGTCAGAGTCTTTAGAAGATATTTAaag tTGGCACCAGAAGATACAgaagaatatatagaatatttaatatcagttGGCAGACTTGATGAGGCTGCTATAAAACTTGCACAGATTGTCAATCAAGATGACTTTGTATCAAAACATGGGAAATCTAATCATCAATTATGGAATGAATTATGTGacttaatatcaaaaaatcctGCTAAAATAAAGTCCTTGAATGTAGATGCTATTATTAGAGGTGGATTAAGACGTTATACAGATCAATTAGGACCTTTATGGAATTCACTAGCAGACTACTATGTTCGAAGTGGTCTCTTTGAGAGG gCAAGAGATATTTATGAAGAAGCTATACAAACTGTTACTACTGTCAGAGATTTTACTCAAGTTTTTGATGCTTATGCACAATTTGAAGAACTTAGTCTTAAAAAACTTATAGAAGAAGCAGCAAAAAATCCTACTGAAGAag atgatataaaattagaattgagATTAGCACGATTGGAACATCTTATGGAAAGAAGACTATTATTACTCAATTCTGTATTATTACGACAGAATCCACATAATGTAGCAGAATGGCACAAAAGAATTAAGCTTTATGAAGGGCAACCACATGAG ataattaatacatacacaGAAGCTGTGCAGACAGTGCAGCCACAATTGGCAGTTGGtaaattacatacattgtGGGTTGCATTTGGTAAATTTTATGAGGAAAATGGACAACTAGAAGATGCTAGAGTGGTATTTGAAAAGGCAACTCATGTTCCATATACCAAAGTAGATGATCTTGCTTCTGTATGGTGTGAATGGGCAGAAATAGAAATCAAACATGG AAATTGTAAAGAAGCTTTAAAACTCATGCATCGTGCTACTACAATGCCAGCTAGAAAAGTGGCATATCATGATGAAACAGAAACAGTGCAAATGAGATTATACAAATCTTTAAAAGTATGGTCTATGTATGCAGATTTAGAAGAAAGTTTTGGGACCTTTAAG ACTTGTAAAGCAgtatatgacaaaataattgaCTTGAAAATTGCGACTCctcaaattatcattaattatggaCTGTTTCTAGAAGAAAACAATTACTTTGAGGAAGCATTTAga gcaTATGAAAAAGGTATTGCATTGTTTAAGTGGCCtaatgtatatgatatttGGAATACATATCTCACAAAATTTTTGACTCGTTATGGTGGTACAAAGTTAGAACGTACTAGGGATTTGTTTGAGCAATGTTTAGAACATTGTCCACCAAAATATGCTAAag ccttatatttattatatgcaaaattagaAGAAGAACATGGCTTAGCAAGACATGCTATGTCCGTGTACGAACGAGCGACAAATGCTGTTCTTCCAGAAGAGAAATTTGat atgttcaacatatatataaagaaagctGCAGATATATATGGAGTGCCAAAAACTCGACAGATATACGAAAAGGCCATAGAAGTTTTAAATGATGAGAATACTAGAGAAATGTGTTTAAGATTCGCAGAAATGGAGACCAAATTAGGAGAAGTAGACAGAGCGAGAGCGATATACGCACATTGTAGTCAAATATGTGATCCAAGG GTCACATCAAACTTTTGGCAAATTTGGAAAGAATTTGAAGTTAGGCATGGAAATGAAGATACAATGCGTGAAATGCTTCGAATTAAGCGTAGTGTACAAGCTATGTATAATACTCAAGTAAATATGATGTCTGCACAAATGTTGAATAATGCATCTAATCAAATATTAGATGTTCCAATGGATGCTATGCGTTTATTAGATAGTAAAATCATGTCAAGTGCAG ACAATGCTGTAGACATCAAAAAAGGTATTAAATTTGTACGTGGTGTAACAGAAAAAGATGGTAAACCAGAATCTTCTGTGAATAATCCAGATGAGATTGATATTGATATGGATGACGAAAATGAAAACGATGAAGAAATAGAAGAAG atgTACCAATTGAAAAACGAACTATACCATCACAAGTATTTGGTAGTTTAAAAACAGTCGAAGCTGAAGATGACTAA
- the LOC126852230 gene encoding fidgetin-like protein 1: protein MNSNKMNINVSQNSKTGKDNILAAYHMLRFSKQDKDFDITDIERRSLAMKNMTAKLFDSENTAALLLQKDLEDYHVLMTDTNRINNYWKQVKSQLQDIKNDPLKWKSELDDKDTTLNLIKPLVCQKNNTLSCKEKSYYDRDIEKIVNNSKRNKDMQERKISLQSQASSNQNSNKELLSKPNNEQNISTYFTDIHGNDSFNKHISIKQNASKIQSNRHSYQNLNKFVQKRPILSNNNTNDTKEGLYGWTNPQAPKLKRAASPQSNNEDVKTEKSALDSFRSARDELYIQEMKRNKSAPKKTLGDRSAVNSQFVCPFKRDKENSMQSTPLQNKTNAEEVEDERLRNIDPNMIELIRNEIMESGKAITWNDIAGLEYIKKIVKEVVVFPMLRPDIFTGLRRPPKGILLFGPPGTGKTLIGKCIASQSKSTFFSISASSLTSKWIGDGEKMVRALFAVAKVHQPSVVFIDEIDSLLTQRSETEHESSRRLKTEFLVQLDGATTSEDDRILIVGATNRPQELDEAARRRLVKRLYVPLPELEARKQIINNLLTSVRHNLNEADIVRIAEKSSGYSGADMTNLCKEASMEPIRSIPFNQLGDIKMEEVRHITSCDFEQALINVRPSVSQSDLNIYIEWDRTYGSGNAQKVIQ from the exons ATGAATTCCAATAAGATGAACATAAATGTTTCACAAAACTCGAAAACGGGAAAAGATAATATTCTGGCCGCCTATCATATGCTGAGATTTTCAAAGCAAGATAAAGATTTCGATATTACAGACATTGAACGCAGGTCTCTtgctatgaaaaatatgacagCAAAGTTATT tgATTCAGAAAATACAGCAGCATTACTTTTACAAAAAGACCTTGAAGATTATCATGTTTTAATGACAGATACAAAcagaataaacaattattggaAACAGGTTAAATCTCAATTGcaggatataaaaaatgatccaTTGAAATGGAAATCAGAATTAGATGATAAAGATACCACACTGAATCTTATCAAACCTTTagtttgtcaaaaaaataatactttatcttgtaaagaaaaatcttattatgatagagatatagaaaaaatagtaaacaattcaaagagaaataaagatatgcaagaaagaaaaatctctTTACAATCACAAGCATCTTCTAATCAAAACTCAAATAAAGAACTTTTGTCGAAGCCTAAtaatgaacaaaatatatctacatatttcaCAGATATTCATGGAAATGACAGTTTTAATAAGCATATAAGTATTAAACAGAATGCATCAAAAATACAATCAAACAGGCATTCTTATCAGAATTTGAATAAGTTTGTACAAAAAAGACCTATATtaagcaataataatacaaatgataCAAAGGAAGGTTTATATGGATGGACAAATCCACAAGCACCAAAATTAAAACGAGCTGCTTCTCCACAGTCTAACAATGAAGATGTGAAAACAGAAAAGAGCGCACTTGATTCTTTCAGGAGTGCCAGAGACGAATTATATATCCAAGaaatgaagagaaataaatcgGCGCCGAAAAAAACTCTAGGTGATCGTTCAGCGGTCAATTCTCAGTTTGTTTGTCCGTTTAAACGAGATAAGGAGAATTCGATGCAAAGCACTCCGttacaaaacaaaacaaatgcAGAAGAAGTGGAGGACGAGAGACTAAGGAATATCGATCCAAACATGATCGAATTGATTAGAAACGAAATCATGGAATCGGGTAAGGCGATAACGTGGAACGATATTGCCGGTCTCGAATACATCAAGAAGATTGTTAAAGAGGTGGTAGTATTTCCTATGTTGAGACCAGACATCTTCACTGGTCTTCGTCGTCCGCCCAAAGGAATTTTACTCTTTGGTCCACCTGGAACAGGAAAAACTCTCATTGGCAAATGCATAGCTTCACAGAGCAAGTCCACATTCTTCTCGATTTCAGCGAGTTCTTTGACTTCTAAGTGGATTGGCGATGGCGAGAAAATGGTTCGCGCGTTATTTGCAGTAGCCAAAGTTCATCAGCCATCTGTTGTTTTCATAGACGAGATCGACTCATTGTTGACGCAACGTTCGGAAACAGAGCACGAATCTTCTAGAAGGCTGAAGACAGAGTTTCTGGTACAGTTAGACGGCGCGACGACTTCGGAGGATGATCGTATTCTGATCGTTGGTGCAACCAATCGGCCTCAAGAATTAGACGAGGCAGCGAGACGGCGTCTCGTCAAGAGATTGTACGTTCCTTTGCCGGAACTCGAAGCACGCAAAcagataatcaataatttattaacttcaGTACGCCACAATCTCAATGAAGCGGATATTGTGAGAATTGCGGAAAAATCGTCCGGATACTCCGGCGCTGATATGACGAATTTATGTAAGGAAGCGAGTATGGAGCCGATTCGAAGTATCCCTTTCAATCAATTGGGAGATATTAAAATGGAAGAAGTAAGGCACATAACAAGTTGCGACTTTGAGCAAGCATTGATCAATGTACGACCTAGCGTATCTCAGTCAGACCTGAACATTTATATTGAGTGGGATCGTACTTATGGATCTGGTAATGCGCAAAAAGTAATACAATGA
- the LOC126852236 gene encoding nucleolar GTP-binding protein 1 produces the protein MALYNFKKIAVVPPAKDFIDIILSKTQRKTPTVVHKQYKITRIRAFYTRKVKFTQQNFHDRLSQIIQEFPKLDDVHPFYADLMNVLYDKDHYKLALGQINTARHLIDNVAKDYVRLLKYGDSLHRCKQLKKAALGRMATIMKRQGANLTYLEQVRQHLARLPSIDPYTRTIIICGFPNVGKSSFINKITRADVEVQPYAFTTKSLYVGHTDYKYLMWQVIDTPGILDHPLEERNVIEMQAVTALAHLRAAVLYFCDLSEQCGHTLEEQVKLFESIKPLFTNKPLIIVLNKTDIVRLNELPPEKRAILKTFENDANIPMLEMSTITDFGVMEVKLEACERLLAFRVDQKIKTKKVEGLLNRLHIAQPKKINPNRVPCIPENVLKKRQIAAEKLERKRKLEREIEEEMGDDYVLDLKKNYDIEGDQKYDIIPEIWEGHNIADYIDPDIFEKLNQLEKEEQLREDAGMYDYKVPELSETMREIKQLAKQIRDKKIIMKEEARITKASTKPIMPRTAAAKIRDRSVAKLKGQMEDLGVDMEDTKNAHFKRTRGRSRSRSEPAMKRMRLESMSQSRARSMSRPPRDEMGVKNVEMKTKLKNIAHKALKKKIAKKGLKGEADRFIGNKMPKHLFAGKRGIGKTDRR, from the exons atggctctatataattttaagaagattGCAGTTGTTCCACCTGCGAag GActttatcgatataattttatcgaagaCACAACGCAAGACACCGACGGTTGTTCATAAGCAATATAAAATCACGAGAATACGCGCATTTTATACGCGAAAGGTCAAATTTACTCAGCAGAATTTTCATGATAGATTATCCCAAATAATACAAGAATTTCCTAAGTTGGATGATGTTCATCCTTTCTATGCTGACTTAATGAATGTTTTGTATGACAAAGATCATTATAAATTAGCTCTTGGACAGATAAATACCGCCAGGCATCTAATTGACAA TGTGGCAAAAGATTATGTTCGATTATTAAAGTATGGAGATTCATTACATCGGTGTAAACAGTTAAAGAAAGCTGCTCTGGGTCGAATGGCCACTATTATGAAAAGACAAGGAGCCAATTTAACATATCTTGAACAAGTTCGTCAACACTTAGCTCGATTACCAAGTATAGATCCTTATACacgtacaataattatatgtggTTTTCCAAATGTTGGCAAAAGCAGCTTTATCAATAAA attactCGAGCGGATGTAGAGGTTCAACCATATGCATTCACAACAAAATCATTATATGTGGGACATACTGATTATAAATACTTAATGTGGCAAGTAATAGATACACCTGGGATATTGGATCATCCATtggaagagagaaatgtaATAGAAATGCAAGCAGTGACTGCTCTTGCTCACTTGCGAGCTGCTGTGCTTTATTTTTGCGACTTGTCCGAGCAATGTGGTCATACTTTAGAAGAACAA GTAAAACTATTTGAATCTATAAAGCCTTTATTTACGAATAAGCCTTTAATAATAGTGTTGAACAAAACGGATATTGTACGTTTAAATGAATTACCCCCCGAAAAGAGGGCCATTCTAAAAACATTCGAGAACGATGCAAACATACCTATGTTAGAAATGAGTACCATTACCGATTTCGGTGTAATGGAAGTAAAATTAGAGGCTTGTGAACGACTGTTAGCCTTTAGGGtcgatcaaaaaattaaaactaaaaag gtTGAAGGACTTCTTAATCGATTACATATTGCTcaaccgaaaaaaataaatcctaatCGCGTCCCCTGTATACCGGAGaatgttttaaagaaaagacaGATTGCCGCAGAGAAACTCGAGAGAAAGCGCAAACTGGAGAGGGAAATAGAAGAGGAGATGGGAGACGATTATGTACTCGATCTGAAGAAGAATTACGATATCGAGGGAGATCAAAAGTACGATATCATACCGGAGATTTGGGAAGGTCATAACATAGCAGATTACATAGATCCAGATATATTCGAG aaattaaatcaattggAAAAGGAAGAACAGTTGAGAGAAGATGCTGGTATGTATGATTACAAAGTGCCTGAATTGTCGGAGACAATGCGCGAGATTAAGCAGCTGGCAAAACAGATTCGGGACAAGAAGATCATCATGAAAGAAGAGGCGCGGATAACGAAGGCTTCCACGAAGCCAATTATGCCTCGTACAGCCGCGGCCAAGATCCGCGACCGATCGGTTGCGAAGTTGAAGGGGCAGATGGAAGATTTGGGTGTGGATATGGAAGATACTAAAAAT gcgCATTTCAAACGAACGAGAGGACGATCACGATCGCGTTCAGAACCCGCTATGAAACGTATGCGTTTGGAATCGATGTCACAATCACGTGCTCGTAGTATGTCAAGACCACCGAGAGATGAAATGGGTGTTAAAAATGTGGAg ATGAAGACAAAACTGAAGAATATTGCACACAAGgcgttaaagaaaaagatagccAAAAAGGGTCTCAAGGGTGAAGCTGATCGTTTCATTGGCAACAAAATGCCGAAACACTTATTTGCCGGTAAAAGGGGAATCGGCAAAACGGACAGAagataa
- the LOC126852371 gene encoding protein Rae1, whose product MFNQNNTLRTGTSNTSNPMQDFEVVSPPDDSISSLAFSPASLQQNFLVAGSWDCNVRCWEVEQSGKTVPKSMQSMAAPVLDVCWSDDGTKVFMAGCDKTAKCWDLATNQSIQVAAHDAPIRTCHWIKATTYSCLMTGSWDKTLRFWDLRSPKPAMTINLPERCYCADVDYPMAVVGTAARGLIVYQLEGSPREYKPVELSLKYQYRCVAIFRDKKKVPTGFAIGSTEGRVAIHHLNLSTKENFTFKCHRTNGTPNGYQDIYAVNDIAFHPVHGTVATVGSDGTFGFWDKDARTKLKSSETMEQPITRCCFNHNGQIFAYAVSYDWSKGHEYYNPAKKNQIFLRPCYDELKPKASP is encoded by the exons atgttcaatCAAAACAACACATTAAGGACAGGAACGTCAAATACGTCGAATCCTATGCAGGATTTTGAAGTCGTTTCGCCGCCGGACGATTCTATCTCTAGTCTGGCGTTTAGCCCGGCATCTCTTCAACAGAATTTTCTCGTAGCCGGTTCCTGGGATTGCAATGTTCGCTGTTGGGAAGTTGAACAATCTGGCAAGACGGTACCTAAATCAATGCAAAGCATGGCAGCGCCTGTCTTGGATGTATGTTGGAGTGat GATGGAACTAAGGTATTTATGGCAGGATGTGACAAAACAGCAAAATGTTGGGATCTGGCCACAAATCAGAGCATACAGGTGGCAGCGCACGATGCACCTATTAGAACTTGTCATTGGATAAAGGCAACTACATATTCGTGTTTAATGACTGGTTCCTGGGATAAAACACTAAGa tTTTGGGATTTGCGTAGTCCTAAACCTGCAATGACCATCAATCTACCTGAAAGATGTTATTGCGCTGATGTG GATTATCCAATGGCAGTTGTAGGAACAGCTGCACGTGGATTAATAGTTTACCAATTAGAAGGCAGCCCACGTGAATACAAACCAGTTGAGTTGAGTTTGAAGTATCAATATCGTTGTGTAGCAATATTCAGAGACAAGAAAAAAGTTCCGACCGGTTTTGCGATTGGAAGCACAGAGGGACGCGTAGCGATTCATCATCTGAATCTTAGTACAAAGgaaaatttcacatttaaatGTCATAGAACTAATGGTACCCCAAATGGATATCAGGATATTTATGCG GTTAATGACATAGCATTCCACCCAGTACATGGCACTGTAGCAACTGTAGGTAGTGATGGCACTTTTGGTTTCTGGGATAAAGATGCACGtacgaaattaaaatcatctGAAACAATGGAGCAACCTATTACACGTTGCTGTTTTAATCACAATGGACAGATATTTGCATATGCTGTTTCTTATGATTGGTCTAAG ggaCATGAATACTACAACCCAGCAAAGAAGAATCAAATCTTTTTGAGACCGTGTTACGATGAATTAAAACCGAAAGCTTCCCCCTAA